A window from Brachyhypopomus gauderio isolate BG-103 chromosome 6, BGAUD_0.2, whole genome shotgun sequence encodes these proteins:
- the gon4la gene encoding GON-4-like protein isoform X3, with product MIPVRRRRLGNVKAGHLLPDPASACLDTGSDPSKEDLRRSTRSKGCSQATDPNSENGDGEQGCAKQSGRRKGGVKRKSEMSGVFTEEDPLPAEEEIQPEVEIDQDLDRELENKSRQHKLTSANVRNILHEVITNEHVVAMMKAAINETEPVPLFEPKMTRSKLKEVVEKGVVIPTWNISPIKKPCKMKGPQFVDIPLEEEDSSDEEYCPDEEEDEETAEDTLLESDLESTASSPRGTRLNLNRSFAEHGENSCSPRQSLRRARHLQVEVVPMGPPPPPQGPDPPGPARECSFMEKLHAVDEELAIGSDCIHPYQTLSSEGEESLMAFRTRSKRPLRDVPLGRLEAELRAPDITPDMYEPGSALEDREWSHWLQGLMSSDMENEEEGDDEDDPEYNFLADIDEPDVEDYRNDKAVRITKREVNDLMEELFDAFQDELGGQDEEGHEEEEEKEEEDSPQQPQPSVLETIQYEDPLADVLNQRYSTVREQLAALRKRKALLESKGVALPPPRPKRPTSPASPLFLSPAQKLRLQQHIQQHVQLLTQVSMLSRPVEGLQMEACTTRQFLAELQVFARRGEEVWCGIQPAFVSIFRACNLEPALSLLQELDNAPPTDPQSLMPLFPGSVLSAALAWLLATRPVFLYPELLPHVDLRPFHYKGPFTSAENCLVVLGHQHLKGTVHPLKLTCQYLLAARNIICVRTHIRSACHKQSPNIIKKYFLEGRCAPMPLACESVSPSDQRPPVERDTRLMPWWIKQNLKLIHEEVIKYNQPYPSVQPMGPEGSCVSSDITPVTLSAPPHPTAPPPTIFPPGTRYPPCLPEALALSLIKPQLPPAPGSSRTKALLQSTSPTSTQPPDPPTPVPPGLEEALRRLQPIRPKPPGQTPPSLGVVEPRIAVPSAAHVAPADTGQGNVIITLPAAPLATAFICPAPAANQEAQTVSAFTPLAKENMSERCGTLLKLSTDPRLSLGPPSPKALSLSQNTLHSLLLLTPGCVVTSGRCESTFSNPVPLLDHSQKHSSQHAAPTGDSQSCLENISRRSLVSNAAPVDRPSSGHPAGHKEGRLKENDCFQETTEVGELDTDEAVVAGEEEEEEVGGETFRRPFLTLSESSGSPASALAEEDDTTSPVCEVTLVSAPKLKLTSEPEADDESYGGVSETLHSGLLYDDLSDHDPHRDIKDVAFAQAYIEKVCQALRLVPGRVEEFLSVLRDFEQDPKARTSVELYMRLRPVLGEWPELLRDFAAFLHPDQAHACGLLVEQQAFERSRRFLRRLELIFGEQSPHYRRVVRTLQQGPPKSRACSEEMKAQITMLFRGHANLLEEFWAFFEQLHHPKQRHSDDGEEEEEDEVECDQTDGVSSLWTTHGMKGSRQTQRIGAPCPEMRAEPARRQPHAQSFDVGSRNTDPETDVESQGDARRRRPTSGRPVGARNSSRMPSGEKVVLWTREADRVILTTCQQRGANQSTFRCIAAQLGRKTAAEVSSRYQDLIQLFRKSSREQHLGWSDTEVQPSPKEKEPD from the exons ATGATTCCCGTCCGCAGACGCAGGCTGGGGAATGTCAAGGCCGGACACCTCCTCCCTGACCCCGCCTCCGCCTGTCTGGACACCGGTTCCGACCCGTCCAAAGAAGACCTGAGACGCTCTACACGGAGTAAAGGTTGTAGCCAAGCTACAGACCCCAATTCAGAGAATGGag ACGGCGAGCAAGGCTGCGCTAAACAGAGCGGGAGAAGAAAGGGGGGTGTAAAGAGGAAGAGCGAGATGAGCGGGGTCTTCACCGAGGAAGACCCTCTACCAGCGGAGGAGGAGATCCAGCCCGAGGTGGAGATTGACCAAGATCTGGACAGGGAGCTTGAAAACAAATCTCGACAACATAAGCTGACCTCGGCCAACGTGCGCAACATTTTACAC GAGGTGATCACCAATGAACATGTGGTGGCCATGATGAAGGCAGCCATTAATGAGACCGAGCCTGTTCCGCTGTTT GAACCTAAGATGACACGCTCTAAACtgaaggaggtggtggagaaagGAGTG GTCATTCCCACTTGGAACATTTCACCAATTAAGAAGCCATGCAAAATGAAG GGTCCCCAGTTTGTAGACATTCCTTTAGAAGAGGAAGACTCATCAGATGAAGAGTATTGCCCcgatgaagaggaagatgaggagacTGCGGAGGAC aCACTCCTGGAAAGTGATTTGGAGAGCACGGCGTCATCCCCGAGAGGAACACGCTTAAACCTCAACAGATCCTTCGCTGAACATGGAGAGAACAGCTGCAGCCCCAGACAG AGCTTGCGCAGGGCCCGACacctgcaggtggaggtggttcCCATGGGCCCCCCGCCTCCTCCTCAGGGCCCGGACCCGCCAGGACCCGCCAGGGAGTGCAGCTTCATGGAGAAACTCCACGCGGTGGATGAGGAGCTGGCCATCGGCTCCGACTGCATCCACCCTTACCAG ACTCTAAGCAGTGAGGGGGAAGAGAGTCTGATGGCTTTTCGCACTCGGTCCAAGCGGCCCCTGAGGGACGTGCCTCTGGGTCGTCTGGAGGCGGAGCTCCGAGCTCCGGACATCACGCCAGACATGTACGAGCCCGGCTCCGCCCTGGAGGACAGGGAGTGGTCGCACTGGCTGCAGGGCCTCATGAGCTCCGACATGGAGAACGAAG AGGAGGGCGATGACGAAGATGACCCCGAGTACAACTTCCTGGCTGACATCGACGAGCCGGACGTGGAAGACTACAGGAACGACAAGGCCGTGCGCATCACCA AGAGGGAGGTGAACGACCTGATGGAGGAACTGTTTGACGCT TTTCAGGACGAGTTGGGTGGACAAGATGAAGAAGgccatgaggaagaggaggagaaggaggaagaaGATTCTCCGCAGCAGCCACAACCAAGCGTTCTGGAAACGATTCA GTATGAAGATCCTTTGGCAGACGTCCTGAACCAGCGCTACAGCACAGTGAGAGAGCAGCTGGCAGCTCTCCGCAAACGAAAGGCCCTGCTGGAGAGCAAGGGCGTGGCCTTACCTCCTCCACGCCCTAAACGCCCCAcaagccccgcctccccccTGTTCCTCAGCCCTGCCCAGAAGCTTCGCCTCCAGCAGCACATCCAGCAG CACGTACAGCTCCTCACCCAGGTGAGCATGCTGAGCAGACCAGTGGAGGGCCTGCAGATGGAGGCGTGCACCACCCGACAGTTcctg GCAGAGCTGCAGGTGTTTGCCCGTCGGGGCGAGGAGGTCTGGTGCGGGATACAGCCTGCGTTCGTCAGCATCTTCCGCGCATGTAACTTGGAACCTGCTCTGTCGCTGCTCCAGGAACTGGACAACGCTCCTCCAACTGACCCTCAGAGCCTCATGCCACTGTTTCCAG GGTCCGTGCTCTCGGCTGCTTTGGCTTGGTTATTGGCCACGCGGCCCGTCTTCCTCTACCCGGAGCTGCTTCCGCACGTCGACCTTCGCCCTTTCCATTACAAGGGCCCCTTCACCTCCGCGGAGAACTG CCTGGTGGTGCTGGGCCATCAGCACTTGAAGGGCACGGTACACCCTCTCAAACTGACCTGTCAGTACCTGCTCGCAGCTCGCAACATCATCTGTGTGAGAACCCACATCCGCTCGGCATGTCACAAACAGAGCCCCAATATCATAAAG aaatATTTTCTAGAAGGGAGATGTGCCCCCATGCCGCTAGCCTGTGAGAGTGTCAGTCCCAGTGACCAGCGCCCCCcagtggagagagacacacgcctCATGCCATGGTGGATTAAG CAAAACCTTAAACTGATTCATGAAGAAGTGATAAAATATAACCAGCCATATCCCAGCGTTCAACCCATGGGTCCTGAAGGAAGCTGTGTCTCCTCAGACATCACCCCTGTTaccctctctgcccctccccaccccacagcccccccacccaccatcTTCCCCCCGGGTACCCGCTACCCCCCCTGCCTGCCTGAGGCCTTGGCCCTGAGCCTTATTAAGCCCCAGCTCCCCCCCGCTCCTGGTTCCAGCAGGACTAAAGCACTTCTCCAGTCCACCTCGCCCACCTCTACTCAGCCCCCTGATCCCCCCACCCCTGTCCCCCCGGGCCTGGAAGAAGCCCTCCGTCGCCTGCAGCCCATTCGGCCCAAGCCCCCGGGCCAGACCCCGCCTTCTTTAGGGGTCGTGGAACCACGTATCGCAGTCCCCAGTGCTGCACACGTAGCTCCAGCTGACACTGGCCAAGGGAACGTTATCATCACCTTACCTGCTGCTCCACTGGCCACTGCCTTTAtatgccccgcccccgccgCTAATCAAGAGGCCCAAACGGTTTCAGCCTTCACCCCATTGGCTAAGGAGAACATGAGTGAGCGCTGTGGCACCCTATTAAAATTAAGCACGGACCCGAGACTCTCTCTAGGCCCGCCCTCTCCCaaggctctctctctgtctcagaaTACGCTGCATTCATTACTGCTACTGACTCCAGGCTGTGTAGTTACGAGTGGGAGGTGTGAGAGCACTTTCTCAAACCCTGTACCACTTCTAGATCACAGCCAGAAACACTCATCCCAGCACGCAGCACCGACGGGAGACTCACAGAGCTGTTTGGAGAACATTTCCAGGAGATCGCTGGTTTCTAACGCAGCTCCAGTGGACAGACCCTCAAGCGGACATCCTGCTGGTCACAAGGAAGGACGTTTAAAAGAAAACGACTGTTTCCAAGAAACAACAGAAGTAGGAGAACTGGACACGGACGAGGCGGTTGTtgctggggaggaggaggaggaggaggttggAGGAGAGACCTTCAGAAGACCTTTCCTCACCTTATCGGAGTCCTCGGGAAGCCCCGCATCTGCTCTGGCCGAGGAGGACGACACTACCTCACCCGTCTGTGAGGTGACCCTCGTGTCCGCACCAAAGCTGAAGTTGACATCGGAGCCAGAGGCTGACGACGAATCATACGGTGGCGTGTCAG AGACTCTACATTCGGGCCTTCTCTACGATGACTTATCTGACCATGACCCTCACAGAGATATTAAAGATGTCGCCTTTGCCCAAGCCTACATAGAGAAG GTGTGCCAGGCGCTGCGGTTGGTGccggggagggtggaggagttcCTGAGTGTCCTGCGTGACTTTGAGCAGGACCCCAAAGCCAGGACGTCTGTGGAGCTGTACATGAGACTCAGGCCCGTTCTGGGCGAGTGGCCAGAGCTGCTCAGAGACTTTGCTGCATTCCTGCACCCGGACCAGGCCCACGCCTGTGGATTG CTGGTTGAGCAACAGGCGTTCGAGAGGAGCCGTAGGTTCCTGAGACGGCTGGAGCTGATCTTTGGAGAGCAGTCGCCCCACTACAGGAGGGTGGTGCGCACGCTCCAGCAGGGACCGCCTAAAAGCCGTGCCTGCTCAGAGGAG ATGAAAGCGCAAATCACTATGCTGTTCCGAGGCCACGCCAACTTGCTCGAGGAATTCTGGGCATTTTTTGAGCAGCTCCACCATCCTAAGCAGCGTCATTCTGatgatggagaggaggaggaggaagacgaggtgGAGTGCGACCAAACTGATGGCGTATCTAGTCTTTGGACTACGCATGGCATGAAGGGAAGCCGGCAAACTCAGCGTATTGGAGCTCCCTGTCCTGAGATGAGGGCAGAACCTGCCCGACGCCAACCTCATGCCCAG AGTTTTGACGTGGGGAGCCGGAACACTGACCCAGAGACGGACGTGGAGAGCCAGGGAGACGCGCGGAGACGCCGCCCCACGTCAGGACGTCCTGTCGGTGCCAGGAACAGTTCGCGCATGCCAAGCGGAGAAAAGGTTGTGCTGTGGACCAG GGAGGCAGATCGAGTGATACTCACCACCTGTCAACAGAGAGGAGCCAATCAGAGCACCTTCCGGTGTATCGCCGCTCAGCTGGGTCGTAAAACGGCCGCAGAG GTCAGTTCACGCTACCAGGACCTCATACAGCTCTTCCGCAAATCGTCCAGAGAGCAGCACCTCGGCTGGTCGGACACGGAGGTGCAGCCCAGTCCTAAGGAAAAGGAACCCGATTGA
- the gon4la gene encoding GON-4-like protein isoform X2, whose protein sequence is MIPVRRRRLGNVKAGHLLPDPASACLDTGSDPSKEDLRRSTRSKGVVQNAVLSLSSEDETERSLVITVDGEQGCAKQSGRRKGGVKRKSEMSGVFTEEDPLPAEEEIQPEVEIDQDLDRELENKSRQHKLTSANVRNILHEVITNEHVVAMMKAAINETEPVPLFEPKMTRSKLKEVVEKGVVIPTWNISPIKKPCKMKGPQFVDIPLEEEDSSDEEYCPDEEEDEETAEDTLLESDLESTASSPRGTRLNLNRSFAEHGENSCSPRQSLRRARHLQVEVVPMGPPPPPQGPDPPGPARECSFMEKLHAVDEELAIGSDCIHPYQTLSSEGEESLMAFRTRSKRPLRDVPLGRLEAELRAPDITPDMYEPGSALEDREWSHWLQGLMSSDMENEEEGDDEDDPEYNFLADIDEPDVEDYRNDKAVRITKREVNDLMEELFDAFQDELGGQDEEGHEEEEEKEEEDSPQQPQPSVLETIQYEDPLADVLNQRYSTVREQLAALRKRKALLESKGVALPPPRPKRPTSPASPLFLSPAQKLRLQQHIQQHVQLLTQVSMLSRPVEGLQMEACTTRQFLAELQVFARRGEEVWCGIQPAFVSIFRACNLEPALSLLQELDNAPPTDPQSLMPLFPGSVLSAALAWLLATRPVFLYPELLPHVDLRPFHYKGPFTSAENCLVVLGHQHLKGTVHPLKLTCQYLLAARNIICVRTHIRSACHKQSPNIIKKYFLEGRCAPMPLACESVSPSDQRPPVERDTRLMPWWIKQNLKLIHEEVIKYNQPYPSVQPMGPEGSCVSSDITPVTLSAPPHPTAPPPTIFPPGTRYPPCLPEALALSLIKPQLPPAPGSSRTKALLQSTSPTSTQPPDPPTPVPPGLEEALRRLQPIRPKPPGQTPPSLGVVEPRIAVPSAAHVAPADTGQGNVIITLPAAPLATAFICPAPAANQEAQTVSAFTPLAKENMSERCGTLLKLSTDPRLSLGPPSPKALSLSQNTLHSLLLLTPGCVVTSGRCESTFSNPVPLLDHSQKHSSQHAAPTGDSQSCLENISRRSLVSNAAPVDRPSSGHPAGHKEGRLKENDCFQETTEVGELDTDEAVVAGEEEEEEVGGETFRRPFLTLSESSGSPASALAEEDDTTSPVCEVTLVSAPKLKLTSEPEADDESYGGVSETLHSGLLYDDLSDHDPHRDIKDVAFAQAYIEKVCQALRLVPGRVEEFLSVLRDFEQDPKARTSVELYMRLRPVLGEWPELLRDFAAFLHPDQAHACGLLVEQQAFERSRRFLRRLELIFGEQSPHYRRVVRTLQQGPPKSRACSEEMKAQITMLFRGHANLLEEFWAFFEQLHHPKQRHSDDGEEEEEDEVECDQTDGVSSLWTTHGMKGSRQTQRIGAPCPEMRAEPARRQPHAQSFDVGSRNTDPETDVESQGDARRRRPTSGRPVGARNSSRMPSGEKVVLWTREADRVILTTCQQRGANQSTFRCIAAQLGRKTAAEVSSRYQDLIQLFRKSSREQHLGWSDTEVQPSPKEKEPD, encoded by the exons ATGATTCCCGTCCGCAGACGCAGGCTGGGGAATGTCAAGGCCGGACACCTCCTCCCTGACCCCGCCTCCGCCTGTCTGGACACCGGTTCCGACCCGTCCAAAGAAGACCTGAGACGCTCTACACGGAGTAAAG GTGTGGTGCAGAACGCAGTATTGAGCCTGTCATCAGAAGATGAAACCGAGAGGAGCCTTGTGATCACAGTGG ACGGCGAGCAAGGCTGCGCTAAACAGAGCGGGAGAAGAAAGGGGGGTGTAAAGAGGAAGAGCGAGATGAGCGGGGTCTTCACCGAGGAAGACCCTCTACCAGCGGAGGAGGAGATCCAGCCCGAGGTGGAGATTGACCAAGATCTGGACAGGGAGCTTGAAAACAAATCTCGACAACATAAGCTGACCTCGGCCAACGTGCGCAACATTTTACAC GAGGTGATCACCAATGAACATGTGGTGGCCATGATGAAGGCAGCCATTAATGAGACCGAGCCTGTTCCGCTGTTT GAACCTAAGATGACACGCTCTAAACtgaaggaggtggtggagaaagGAGTG GTCATTCCCACTTGGAACATTTCACCAATTAAGAAGCCATGCAAAATGAAG GGTCCCCAGTTTGTAGACATTCCTTTAGAAGAGGAAGACTCATCAGATGAAGAGTATTGCCCcgatgaagaggaagatgaggagacTGCGGAGGAC aCACTCCTGGAAAGTGATTTGGAGAGCACGGCGTCATCCCCGAGAGGAACACGCTTAAACCTCAACAGATCCTTCGCTGAACATGGAGAGAACAGCTGCAGCCCCAGACAG AGCTTGCGCAGGGCCCGACacctgcaggtggaggtggttcCCATGGGCCCCCCGCCTCCTCCTCAGGGCCCGGACCCGCCAGGACCCGCCAGGGAGTGCAGCTTCATGGAGAAACTCCACGCGGTGGATGAGGAGCTGGCCATCGGCTCCGACTGCATCCACCCTTACCAG ACTCTAAGCAGTGAGGGGGAAGAGAGTCTGATGGCTTTTCGCACTCGGTCCAAGCGGCCCCTGAGGGACGTGCCTCTGGGTCGTCTGGAGGCGGAGCTCCGAGCTCCGGACATCACGCCAGACATGTACGAGCCCGGCTCCGCCCTGGAGGACAGGGAGTGGTCGCACTGGCTGCAGGGCCTCATGAGCTCCGACATGGAGAACGAAG AGGAGGGCGATGACGAAGATGACCCCGAGTACAACTTCCTGGCTGACATCGACGAGCCGGACGTGGAAGACTACAGGAACGACAAGGCCGTGCGCATCACCA AGAGGGAGGTGAACGACCTGATGGAGGAACTGTTTGACGCT TTTCAGGACGAGTTGGGTGGACAAGATGAAGAAGgccatgaggaagaggaggagaaggaggaagaaGATTCTCCGCAGCAGCCACAACCAAGCGTTCTGGAAACGATTCA GTATGAAGATCCTTTGGCAGACGTCCTGAACCAGCGCTACAGCACAGTGAGAGAGCAGCTGGCAGCTCTCCGCAAACGAAAGGCCCTGCTGGAGAGCAAGGGCGTGGCCTTACCTCCTCCACGCCCTAAACGCCCCAcaagccccgcctccccccTGTTCCTCAGCCCTGCCCAGAAGCTTCGCCTCCAGCAGCACATCCAGCAG CACGTACAGCTCCTCACCCAGGTGAGCATGCTGAGCAGACCAGTGGAGGGCCTGCAGATGGAGGCGTGCACCACCCGACAGTTcctg GCAGAGCTGCAGGTGTTTGCCCGTCGGGGCGAGGAGGTCTGGTGCGGGATACAGCCTGCGTTCGTCAGCATCTTCCGCGCATGTAACTTGGAACCTGCTCTGTCGCTGCTCCAGGAACTGGACAACGCTCCTCCAACTGACCCTCAGAGCCTCATGCCACTGTTTCCAG GGTCCGTGCTCTCGGCTGCTTTGGCTTGGTTATTGGCCACGCGGCCCGTCTTCCTCTACCCGGAGCTGCTTCCGCACGTCGACCTTCGCCCTTTCCATTACAAGGGCCCCTTCACCTCCGCGGAGAACTG CCTGGTGGTGCTGGGCCATCAGCACTTGAAGGGCACGGTACACCCTCTCAAACTGACCTGTCAGTACCTGCTCGCAGCTCGCAACATCATCTGTGTGAGAACCCACATCCGCTCGGCATGTCACAAACAGAGCCCCAATATCATAAAG aaatATTTTCTAGAAGGGAGATGTGCCCCCATGCCGCTAGCCTGTGAGAGTGTCAGTCCCAGTGACCAGCGCCCCCcagtggagagagacacacgcctCATGCCATGGTGGATTAAG CAAAACCTTAAACTGATTCATGAAGAAGTGATAAAATATAACCAGCCATATCCCAGCGTTCAACCCATGGGTCCTGAAGGAAGCTGTGTCTCCTCAGACATCACCCCTGTTaccctctctgcccctccccaccccacagcccccccacccaccatcTTCCCCCCGGGTACCCGCTACCCCCCCTGCCTGCCTGAGGCCTTGGCCCTGAGCCTTATTAAGCCCCAGCTCCCCCCCGCTCCTGGTTCCAGCAGGACTAAAGCACTTCTCCAGTCCACCTCGCCCACCTCTACTCAGCCCCCTGATCCCCCCACCCCTGTCCCCCCGGGCCTGGAAGAAGCCCTCCGTCGCCTGCAGCCCATTCGGCCCAAGCCCCCGGGCCAGACCCCGCCTTCTTTAGGGGTCGTGGAACCACGTATCGCAGTCCCCAGTGCTGCACACGTAGCTCCAGCTGACACTGGCCAAGGGAACGTTATCATCACCTTACCTGCTGCTCCACTGGCCACTGCCTTTAtatgccccgcccccgccgCTAATCAAGAGGCCCAAACGGTTTCAGCCTTCACCCCATTGGCTAAGGAGAACATGAGTGAGCGCTGTGGCACCCTATTAAAATTAAGCACGGACCCGAGACTCTCTCTAGGCCCGCCCTCTCCCaaggctctctctctgtctcagaaTACGCTGCATTCATTACTGCTACTGACTCCAGGCTGTGTAGTTACGAGTGGGAGGTGTGAGAGCACTTTCTCAAACCCTGTACCACTTCTAGATCACAGCCAGAAACACTCATCCCAGCACGCAGCACCGACGGGAGACTCACAGAGCTGTTTGGAGAACATTTCCAGGAGATCGCTGGTTTCTAACGCAGCTCCAGTGGACAGACCCTCAAGCGGACATCCTGCTGGTCACAAGGAAGGACGTTTAAAAGAAAACGACTGTTTCCAAGAAACAACAGAAGTAGGAGAACTGGACACGGACGAGGCGGTTGTtgctggggaggaggaggaggaggaggttggAGGAGAGACCTTCAGAAGACCTTTCCTCACCTTATCGGAGTCCTCGGGAAGCCCCGCATCTGCTCTGGCCGAGGAGGACGACACTACCTCACCCGTCTGTGAGGTGACCCTCGTGTCCGCACCAAAGCTGAAGTTGACATCGGAGCCAGAGGCTGACGACGAATCATACGGTGGCGTGTCAG AGACTCTACATTCGGGCCTTCTCTACGATGACTTATCTGACCATGACCCTCACAGAGATATTAAAGATGTCGCCTTTGCCCAAGCCTACATAGAGAAG GTGTGCCAGGCGCTGCGGTTGGTGccggggagggtggaggagttcCTGAGTGTCCTGCGTGACTTTGAGCAGGACCCCAAAGCCAGGACGTCTGTGGAGCTGTACATGAGACTCAGGCCCGTTCTGGGCGAGTGGCCAGAGCTGCTCAGAGACTTTGCTGCATTCCTGCACCCGGACCAGGCCCACGCCTGTGGATTG CTGGTTGAGCAACAGGCGTTCGAGAGGAGCCGTAGGTTCCTGAGACGGCTGGAGCTGATCTTTGGAGAGCAGTCGCCCCACTACAGGAGGGTGGTGCGCACGCTCCAGCAGGGACCGCCTAAAAGCCGTGCCTGCTCAGAGGAG ATGAAAGCGCAAATCACTATGCTGTTCCGAGGCCACGCCAACTTGCTCGAGGAATTCTGGGCATTTTTTGAGCAGCTCCACCATCCTAAGCAGCGTCATTCTGatgatggagaggaggaggaggaagacgaggtgGAGTGCGACCAAACTGATGGCGTATCTAGTCTTTGGACTACGCATGGCATGAAGGGAAGCCGGCAAACTCAGCGTATTGGAGCTCCCTGTCCTGAGATGAGGGCAGAACCTGCCCGACGCCAACCTCATGCCCAG AGTTTTGACGTGGGGAGCCGGAACACTGACCCAGAGACGGACGTGGAGAGCCAGGGAGACGCGCGGAGACGCCGCCCCACGTCAGGACGTCCTGTCGGTGCCAGGAACAGTTCGCGCATGCCAAGCGGAGAAAAGGTTGTGCTGTGGACCAG GGAGGCAGATCGAGTGATACTCACCACCTGTCAACAGAGAGGAGCCAATCAGAGCACCTTCCGGTGTATCGCCGCTCAGCTGGGTCGTAAAACGGCCGCAGAG GTCAGTTCACGCTACCAGGACCTCATACAGCTCTTCCGCAAATCGTCCAGAGAGCAGCACCTCGGCTGGTCGGACACGGAGGTGCAGCCCAGTCCTAAGGAAAAGGAACCCGATTGA